A genomic segment from Verrucomicrobiota bacterium encodes:
- a CDS encoding phosphoribosylglycinamide formyltransferase, which yields MVAIAEACASGQFPLEIALVLSDVEHSGILARARERGLPAQFIAPGKFRTKLDEEAERQYVQALQAARVELVALAGFMRILKGDFLRAFPQRVVNIHPSVLPAFPGLESWRQALDYGVKVTGCTVHLADPGIDTGPILAQQTVPVLDDDIPATLHERIQQAERVLYPATLAALAQGKIRIAGRRTFRIAPARS from the coding sequence ATGGTCGCCATCGCCGAAGCGTGCGCGAGCGGCCAGTTCCCCCTGGAAATCGCCCTCGTGCTCAGCGATGTCGAGCACTCCGGCATTCTGGCGCGCGCGCGCGAACGCGGGCTTCCCGCGCAATTCATCGCGCCGGGAAAATTTCGCACCAAGCTGGATGAGGAAGCCGAGCGCCAGTACGTCCAGGCCTTGCAAGCCGCCCGGGTCGAGCTGGTCGCGCTGGCGGGATTCATGCGAATTCTGAAGGGCGACTTTCTCCGGGCGTTTCCCCAGCGCGTCGTGAACATTCATCCTTCCGTGCTTCCTGCTTTTCCCGGTCTCGAATCCTGGCGCCAGGCGCTCGATTACGGAGTCAAGGTCACGGGCTGCACTGTCCACCTCGCCGATCCAGGCATCGACACGGGGCCGATCCTCGCGCAACAAACCGTGCCGGTGCTGGACGACGACATACCGGCCACGTTGCACGAACGGATTCAGCAGGCGGAACGAGTCCTGTATCCCGCGACGCTCGCCGCGCTGGCTCAAGGAAAAATTCGCATCGCTGGGCGGCGCACATTCCGGATTGCTCCCGCCAGGAGTTGA